A window of Thermococcus sp. genomic DNA:
AGAGGTACGTTGGAAAGGACGCCCAGAGGCTCAACATCCTCGCCGCTAGGATTGTTGCTGAGACCATAAGAACCACACTCGGACCGAAGGGCATGGACAAGATGCTGGTTGACAGCCTTGGAGACATCGTCATCACCAACGACGGAGCCA
This region includes:
- a CDS encoding TCP-1/cpn60 chaperonin family protein → MAQLAGQPVVILPEGTQRYVGKDAQRLNILAARIVAETIRTTLGPKGMDKMLVDSLGDIVITNDGA